The genomic interval AGCCCAAGTCATCGGCGAGAATGAACACAATGTTGGGACGATCCGCAGCGCTGAGGTGACTGGTCGCGATAGCACAGTACAAAGCGACCGCAACAACGGCGGGGAACAAACGGACTCGTGAACTCACGGTTTTCTCCGGAAACAAAGGTGGGCAGAAAGGCTGGACGCACATGATACTTGACGTCACCTCGCCTGGCCGTGTCGTAAAAGTGCTAATGCCAGCAAAAGTGTTCGGTTGGCAATTTCGTCTCGGACGTTAAATTGGTGAAATGAGCATCACGACAAAACCGCTGCCGACCATCCGTCAATTGCCACCCAATTTGGTCAACCAGATTGCTGCAGGCGAAGTCATTGAGCGACCGGCATCGGTCGTCAAAGAGTTGATGGAGAATAGCATCGACGCGGGGGCATCGCGGATCGAAGTCACAATCCAGGGGGGTGGCAGTGAGCTGATTCGAATCAGCGACAACGGTTGTGGGATGACGGCCGAACAATTGCCGCTGGCGGTCGCAAGTCACGCGACGAGCAAGTTGCCTGAGGATGACGACTTGTTTTCGGTCAAGACGTTGGGGTTTCGCGGCGAAGCCATGGCGTCGATCGGCAGCGTGTCGCACTTGACGATTCGCAGTCGGACCTCCGAAAGCGATGCGGGTTCCGAGTTGCAAGTTCGCGGCGGCGTGATCGAACCGCTCGCGCCCTGTGGATGCCCCGTGGGCACGGTGATGGAAGTTCGCAACTTGTTTTTCAACACTCCGGTGCGTCACCGATTCTTGAAATCGGCGCAAACCGAACGCGGTCACATCGTCGAGTCATTCACACGACTGGCGCTGGCCAATCCCGACATCCACTGTGTCCTGACCAACAACGACAAACCGCTTTACGACTTGCCTCCGGTGGATCAATGGTCCCAACGTATCGAAGCGTTCTTTGGCGGCGAGATTGCCGATTCGTTGATACCGATCGAGAGTGATGATTCCCAGATCTCGATCCACGGATACGTTTGCGATCCATCAGTCAGTCGAGGTAACGCGAGGATGCAGTACTTGTTCCTCAACGGTCGCCACATTCGAGACCGATCGTTACAGCACGCGTTGGGCGAAGCGTACCGGGGGCTGTTGATGGTCGGTCGTCACCCGGTTTGCTTTTTGCGAATGAAGCTGCCTCCGGAAATGATCGACGTGAATGTTCACCCGACGAAACTGGAAGTGCGATTCACCGATGGCGGGCGAGTCTACAGCCGACTGCTGCAAACCTTGCGTCACCAGTTCTTGAAGACCGACATGACACAACGTGTCGGGCCGGCGACCACACCGGCCTCTGGTGACGATGCGATCCTGGCAGACCCGGTTCGCAGTGAGATGGGCATGTCCGTTCGCGTCGAACAGGCACACCGTCAATCGGTGATCGACTGGGCGCGTACGGGGCAATCAACGAGTGAGCATACGATGGCGGGCAGCACGCCCGAGAGCACGGTCGCAATGCCCGGTGCCGCGGGGCGATCACTGGGAATTCCTGCTTCGGGTGTGCCCGAGTTTCAACCGTTCCCCGGGTCCATGGGCAATCGTTCCTTTGGTTCACCCACGGATGATTTTCCGAATGGCAGTGCAGCATCAACTGGTTCATCGGTGCCATCGGCCGACACGAATGCGAGTGCGGCGGGGGAACTTGCTCCCTGGGATATCGATCCTGCCACGGAGTCCTCGTCCAGTGCAGCGCCGGTTGATGGAGCCATCGACTTGCAGCGGCCCGCTGTCTGTTACCTGGGATTCCAAGTTCACAATCGGTACTTGGTCACTCAAGATGAAAAGGGAATGGTAGTGATCGATCAACACGCGTTGCACGAGCGCGTGTTGTACGAGCGAGTCAAAGCCAAAGTGCTTGGCAGCGGCGAAGCTTTGGAGTCGCAGGGACTGTTGGTCCCCGAACCGGTTTCGTTGACACCGGCCGAACGCACCGCAGTGTTGGAACATCAAGAAACGCTTGCCAAGATCGGCATGGTGGTCGAAGAGTTCGGTGGCGAGACGATCGTGATTCGATCTTATCCTGCGATGCTAAAGAACACATCGCCGGCGGACATGTTACGCATTCTGATGGAATCCGTCTTGGGCGCAGGCCGTCCACCGGAACCCATTGAGTTGCTCAACCACATGCTCTCGACCATCGCGTGCAAGGCGGCGGTCAAAGCCGGCGATCCGCTGCGTCCGCAAGAGATCCAAAGTCTGTTGGAGCAGCGGGACTTGTACAACGACACGCACCATTGCCCCCACGGTCGCCCCACCGCATTGTTTTTCAGCCGAGACGAACTGGACCGCATGTTCGGCCGCCTAGGCCCCCGCGCACGCCAGTAAAACCATCGGCGCTGCTGTCCAGGCTTCAGTTGCTCAGCACTGAACTCCGTACCCCATCACACCGACCTCCGGCGTTCTCGTCAGCCCCATAGGCTTCTGGGGCCACAGCTTTCGGGAGCTTCCGGGGACACAGCACTTTATCGAGAGCCCTTCGACCGGGCTGAGGATAGATTGGGCAAAAAAATGTGTGGGCAAAAAGATCAAGTGATTGGAAGACAAGGAGAGGTGAAGGATAAACGGGCTGACAGAAGGAAGTGCTGGTGGATGAAGCCAGATTTGGTGAACCGCTCCTGTGGCTGGAACGACCTTCAAAAAAAGTTGATCAAGGAGGTTCGAATAAAACCCCGTTCTCCTTTTTCTGAATAGAAGCTCCTTCCGTCGAGCTTGTCTCGGCGGAGGAAACATCTGACGGCTAATTGCGCACGCCAACAAAACCTCCCCACCGCCCGCGAATCGCCTTTGGCGTTTCGCGGGCGGTGGGGAAGTGAATGCGATTGTATTGACGGTAGCTGCCAGTTGTTGCTCCGAACCGGGGCAAGCCCGGCGGAAGCAAAGAATCCATCTTATGTAGACCGTGAACAATGAGTCACAGCCTGTGAAGGAAACCATCCGATCTCAGTTCGGCCAAGAATGCGACATCAAAAAGGCCGGTAACACGCCGTCGCTTTGCGACCGCGAGCAAGTTGAATCCCGAAACCCGAGTCTGACCCCACGTCACCCTCCTGCCCCCATTCGGCAAACATACAAAAGAGTCGCGAGCACTAAGATCAGGTATGCCACGCTAGCCATCTGCATTAGCCTTCGACCCTGCCACCAAGCAATAAACGCGATGATGGTGCCAGCTGATGTCCACCCGGAAACAACAGCTCCAATTAAGTCAGCAGTCACCAGCATCAGATCTGACTTCGGAAACGGCCTTGCTCCTGCAAATTTCAGTGCAATAATAACGAAGATTGACAATGAGACAATCGCGATCATTTGACGAATACCTCTATCGATTTTGGAATCGTCAAAACGATATTCAAAGATATTGATATTGTTGCCAGCCCCTTCGTCTCCAGAGCCCTTCACTCTAGCATTACCCAAAACGGACAAGGACGCAAACATACCTATCACATACAAAGTCGAAAACGATTGAGAGTCCATCAGTCTGTCACACTTTCAATTGTTTGTGAAGAAAAGTTGAAATCTAAGGGGTCAGGCCTCTTTGTTGGGATTTTCCGGGAACCGGACCCGCTTTCGGCCCCTCGGTCGCATGGTCGAGTCCAGATGAAGACGGCGGGCAATGCTTTCAACCCATCCCTCATCGCCCAGCGGCTTGCCACGTTGGGCCGACAGGCGGCACGCGGCCAATTCTTCGTCGCTGAGGCATTGATTGACTCGCTCGGTCCAACGGGGAAGCCGCGATTTCGGCCAGCGCGAAAGCAGCTTCGGATCCGGAGCGTGCAGCCAGTGCCATAGCGATCCCCAACGCCAGTCCTCCGCTCGCTCGACCAAACCCGCTCGCAACGCGTTGCGTTGGACGTACCGGCAAACCACGAAAAAATGCTCATCGTCTTGGAAAGGAAAGCTCTTGTATCGTTGTTGATAAACATGTCCCGTGCCGCCGGTGTGGTAGGGCGAATGATACCGCATCGTGTGCGTTCCTCCGACCCACGCCATGAATCGACTCATTTCCCCATCGACCAACGGTCGCAGAACCAGATGGTAGTGGTTGGGCATCAACTGGAAGGAATACAACTCGTTTTGGTGAATTTGCAACGCTTCATGCAGGATCCGCTCGAAAACAGCGTAGTCGGCATCTTTGTGAAAAATCGTCGCTCGCAAATTGCCGCGATTCAGCGCGTGATACAAACCGCCCGCTTCATCGGCACGTGGTGGTCGGGGCATGGAAAGGTTCTCCGAAAAGGGACGTTTGACACAGCGTGACCTGCGAAGAACCCAAAACAAAGAGGCCTGACCCCTTTGATTTTTGACCCCTTTGATTTGTCCAGCCCCAAAGGGCTAAACGTCCAGCCACACTCTCCGCAATCAAAATTCAGTCCTGGAACCTTTTCTTGTTCGCACCACTCGTCCACTCTGGCTCCCTGGTATGCCCCCAAATCATCGAAAAAGTAGATATGGGACCATCCAAATGCTCCATTGGAAGAACTATTAACCCTTCCAACTCATGGAGACATTCAGATGGCCACCAAGACTAAGTCTACATCAAACGGCAAGAAAAAATCTGCAAAACGACGCTACATCGGAAAGCCCACTGGTGTGATCCAGCAACGAGTTCTAGAAGCCACGCCACAGCGGTTTGGCATCGTCTCGGTTGACTGTGCGAAACGTCGATCCAAATGGTTGCTGTGCGACTACTTTGGCCGCGTCATCATCGAGCCATCGACTGTGGAGCACAACGCAGGTTCCCTCGCTGCAATGACACAGCAAATCCAGATCGCTTGCGAGGCAGAAGGGATCGTCGACTGTATCGCAGCGGTTGAAATGACGGGGATTTATCACAAGCCGATCGTTGCGGCATTTCAGAAAGCGGGTGTCGAGACTCGCATCGTCCACCCTTTTGCATCATCCCACTACCGCAAGGCACTGCATCCCGACAGCAAGACCGATGACAATGATCTCGAAGCGATCTTCCATGCTGCAGTCAACGGATACGGTCTTTCGATCCTACCGGTCGATGAAACGTATCTTGCCCTACAGCGTCTTGTTCGTCACCGACGCAATCTGGTAAAGCAGCGATCGAGAATTCAGGTTCAGGTGCGAGCACTGATGCATCAGTCGATGCCCGGTTACGCTGACTTATGGGAGGATGACAAGTTCTTCTACAATGCGATCGGATTTGCGGTTGCAAAACCGTTCTCGTCAGCCGAGGAGATTAAGCAAGCCAAGTCCAGTGGGATGGCTCGTTTCTTGCGAAAGAAGAAGATCCGTTTTCAGGAACGTACTCTCGATAAGATTTATGCGTGGAGCCTACAGGCCGCAGAGCCAGTTGTGTTGCAGTGTCTCTTTACCGAGCAGTGGAAACAGCTTGCAGAGATCCACACGATACTGAGTACGCAGATCACTGGAACAGAGATCGAAATGGCTCATTTCCTTGTGAAAACGCCTTATATCCTCCTCTTGTCGATCACCGGCATCAATGTCGTTTCGGCTGGTGAACTCGCCGGAGAAGCCGGCCCGATCGAACACTATGCCTCTCACTCTGCAATCAATGGTCGTGCAGGATTGTATCCCACACGTTACCAAAGTGATGAAGTGGACCGCACCAATCACGTTGCCAAAAACTGTAACCGTCGGCTGCGAGCCGCTTGCATCCTGATTGCAAAAAATCTAATCAAGTGCCACCCCTTTTACCGTGGCCTAGCTGCAGTCTTGAAGAATCGCGGTGTTGCAACGATGGACCGCCTATGTCGAATGGCCAACCGAGCTAATCGGATGGTATTTCAAATCGTCAGCGGACGACAAGTCTGGCGTGGCAAAGGAATCGACCGCGAAAACCTGCTCTTCAAACTGCGTGAATTCCATCGCGCCCACGGCACGCCTTTGGACGAAGTGGTTGCCGACATGAACGAAGCCTTCAAGTGGCTTCCCAAGGCTACGTATGGCGACGAAGCCAAACCGCTGTTGGAAATGGCTCAAAAAAAACGTCGCGGGGCAGCCTCAATCGGAGATTTACTAATCCCATTATTGATTCGTCTTGGAGTGCTTCAGGAAACTAAAGTAGAATCAAGTTCGTCCGAAGCTTAGGGCCCGCATTGGCTTGTCAACGCTGCGCAGGTGGCACACTGACAACATCAATCGGCTCCCGAGGGCAGGCGTGGCTGTGAGAACAGCTGCGGTCAACAAGCCCGTGGAAGAAGCGTGGTGCTCTGTCAGCGGTTCAAACGCCGGATAAGACAGTGTGAGGCTTCTAAGCTTCGGATATCTACCAGGGTGGCGAGACTGAACCATCCAAGCTGACGGAGACGTGCTCGGCAGCCGACAAGCCATTGGACTTTGAGTCGCAAAAAAGTTACCGTGAGGTAATGCCGCTACCGGTTCGCGCACATCGCGCAATCACAAACGAAACGAAGTTCGGCCATGACAGTGCTTCTCCCCCAGCTTTTCTTGGGGAGAAGGGCTGGGGATGAGGGGGCTCAGCGCTGAAACTTGCTTCACCCAACACGCATCCATCCCAAGCGACTTCGAGCACGAAAAGCCAACTTCAAACTTCCAAATGTGATTCGATCCTACTTCGGTCTCACCCAAGACCCCTTCGCCGTGGGCGACATTGAACTGCTCTCCCACAAGCAAGAAATCCACGACACGCTACCCGTCCACAGCCAACAAGGTGGCTTGTGCTTGGTGGTCGTAAGCACCGGAACGGGCAAGTCCGTGATCAAGGAGGTTCGAATAAAACCCCGTTCTCCTTTTTCTGAATAGAAGCTCCTTCCGTCGAGCTTGTCTCGGCGGAGGAAACATCTGACGGCTAATTGCGCACGCCAACAAAAATTCCCCACCGCCCGCGAATCGCCTTTGGCGATTCGCGGGCGGTGGGGAAGTAAATGCGATTGTATTGACGGTAGCTGCCAGTTGTTGCTCCGAACCGGGGCAAGCCCGGCGGAAGCAAAGAATCCATCTTACGTAGACCGTGAACAATGAGTCACAGCCTGTGAAGGAAACCATCCGATCTCAGTTCGGCCAAGAATGCGACATCAAAAAGGCCGGTAACACGCCGTCGCTTTGCGACCGCGAGCAAGTTGAATCCCGAAACCCGAGTCTGACCCCACGCGAAGCGTCACCCTTATTTGTGAATTCAAGCCAAGAGCAAGGGTTCACCACAGAGGGAGACGGTTCGGCTTTGACCAGTGAATGCGTGCAAGAAGCACATCGCCGCGATAGCCGTCGCGTGGCATCCATTCGCCGACCGTGACCCAAGATTCGTGCGGGCTGACATTCGTCACATCGAAGTTGCCCATCAAAGCGACTTTGTTGGGATCATTCACGCCATCGCCGACCAGTGGCAAAACAACGCGCTCAGTCGATTTGATCAGGCAACGCCGACGCACGTCCACCTGAGCCAACCACAACGGCGATCGCCAACGCATCACGTTTTCGTTGGTGGGGTCTTTTCGAGTGTAAACGAGGAACAATCCGTCGCTGTGAGTCAGCCAGTGTTGCTGAGTTGTGGACATTGATAGAGGCGTACCGTCCTCCCACGACCAGGGCTTTTTTTCCTCCCAGTTCAGCCCGTCGCTGCTAACGCTCACGTAGCCGTGATCGTCTTCGGCTCGGATTGTCATCCAGAAATCATCACCGAATTTCGTGACGCTGGGCTCGAGCAGACCGCGACCTACGGGATTGTGCAGTGCAGGCCCCGCCTCGGTTACCTTCAGTTCGCTGCCGTCGAAACTCGAGCGAACGCCGGCAACCATTCGATCCTCCGCCTTCGGGCCAAACGTGAACGACATTTGCACGTCTCCACTTGGCAGCACAACGCGCTGTCCACAATTGTTGGAATAGATATGAGCGCCGCGCGGATCGTCCCACTTCAGGATCTTGCGTTCCGACCACGTGCCGTCCTTCGCCCGAGTCGCATAAACGGGATACCGAGCCAACTGTTCCTTTCTGGCGAAGTAGTCTCCCTTGTAGAACACCACATGACCGAGTGCGAGTACGGTGTCGGTTTGTGGATGATATTGCGGAGTGACATCACAGACGCCGGCCATCAGCCCGTCGTCTCGGCCAGAAACCGGCTTTCGCCCCAGAGAAGGGATCTGCTGAGGTTTGCTCCAGGTGCGTCCCAAATCGCTTGAGGCTGACCAATGAACGGGCCCAAAGTAATCCGAGCCACCAATTTCCTGTAGGTTCATCATCGCGATGGGGCGTCCGTCCGAGTCAGGCATCATGCAGACTCGAGGGTGAAACCAAGTACGGCTCTTGCCATCACGATTGCTCCATAGGGTTTGCTTTGTGATTGCGGTGATCAATGAGTCATCTATCGGTTTTGCCTGGGCAACCGAATCGCGATCCGCAGCGGCGTACTCTTTGAGCTTGGCAAGGAGAGTTTGAAATCGCTCGGGTTGCTGCTTGGCGAGATCCTGAGTTTCACCTGGATCCTTTGCGATATTGAAGAGTTCTGAGGTGCGTGATTCGCCCTCGCCGTGTGTCACCAGCTTGTGGTCACCCAGTCGCAGTGACGATGCCCGCAGTCGCGGTCCTGCGGTATAGATCGCACGATCAGGAATCTTGGTCCCATTCAGCAATAGTCCCGACAAGTCGGTGCCATCCCATTTCAGATCACTCTCCGGTTTGAAACCGGAGAGCGAACAAAACGTCGGCATCCAGTCGATGATCTGTACCGGCGTCCCGTTCTTTCCTTTCGCGATCTTGTTCGGCCAAGACACAATCGTCGGTACTCGCGTTCCACCTTCGTAGACATCACCTTTCTGGCCTCGCAGCGGTTGATTGTTTCCTGTGAGTCGGCCATTGGGGCAGTTGTCATCGGGATACTTCAGGTCGTTGTTTTCGACCGTGCTACCGCCGTTATCGCTGGTGAAGACGACAAGCGTGTTTTCACGCAACCCTTTCTGGTTCAATGCGTCAAGAATTCGCCCCACCGAATGATCCAGATGCATCACCGAGGCTGCATAGTGCCGCGCCACCTCGCCGGAAATTGACTCTGGAACGCGATCCAACCACTGTTTCGGCTCCTTCAGAGGCAGATGGATCGCAGTGTATGGCAAGTACAAAAAGAATGGCTCTGCACCACGCGACTGGAGCCAGTTCACGGCTTCATCAGTCAATAAATCAGTGACATGTCCTGACTCTTCGATCAACTGCTGATTGCGATGCCAGGCAAAGGTGAATGAGCCTTTCTTGTAGCGATGATTCCACGGGCTGACGCCTCCTGCCAGCGAACCGTATGAATGATCGAATCCGAACTCATTCGGCCCCCACTTTGGCAGCGATCCCAAGTGCCACTTTCCGGCAAGACACGTGTCGTAGCCTTGTGTTTTCAAGGCTCGTGGCATCGTCACCGTATCCATTGGCAGCGCCAGCGAATTGGTTGGCGTCGTGATCCCGAATCGGCTCCAGCATCGTCCAGTTAAAAGCCCCGCTCGTGTTGGGCTGCACACCGGTGCCACGTAATGCTGTGTTAGTTCAAGCGAATCGTTTGCCAGTTGATCCAAACGTGGCGTTGGCGCATTGCCACCATGAAAGGCAACGTCTGCCCAACCCAAATCGTCCGCCATGATGAATACAAAATTAGGTGGCGAACTTGACCATGCAAGTGAGTGTTGGCAAAGCGAAGCGAGCAACAGGCAACAGAAAAGTCGGATGTGAGAATGCATGAGTCACCTATTGGAAGAATCTATTGCACTTGATGTTCAACGGCGTTGGCAAAGGATGGCGGGTGATCAGGGGGAGCACATCGCTGCTTGCACCGAATCGCTAGCCGATGTCGGCGGCGATCCGCACCAATTTACTCCATTTGACGCTACCTATTGCCATTCGTGTCAGTTCTTCGACTAGGGTAATTTAGGAACGCATCATCAAGAGATGGCGTAATGGATTTCGCCAGAAAACCTGTACGAAAGGAATTCGGGCGAATCCCACTACCGTTTGAGATGTTCACACAGAGAGTGAATTCTGACATGTCGAAGTTTGTTATTTGGTTTTGCAGCATCGTGGCGATTACGGTTTGTCCCGTCGCTGCACAGGACACACGTTCGAAATCCGGAGACTGGATTTCGATCTTCAACGGCCAGGATCTCACCGGCTGGCACAAACAGAAACTGCGGGGGCAGCACGGAACTGGCGGAAACTGGGACGTCACCAAACACGGAGTCCTCTTTGGCGAACAGGATCCGCCCGGATCTGGAAACGGCGGACTGTTGCTGACGGATCAAGTCTTTTCAGAGTTTGAACTGGAATTGTCGCTACGTCCCGACTGGGGACCAGATAGTGGCGTCTTCGTACGAACAGGTGAGCGAGGCGGAGGCTGGCAAGTTTATGTCGACCATCACGATAACGGCAACGTTGGTCACATCCGACTAGAAACAAAACCCTACAGCGTGCCGTTTCGCCCCTTCGGTTTCTCTCGAATTGATCCCCAGCGACCGCCTTTGAAAATGATTGACGACGTGCGTACCAGGAACTGGCCGCGTGGTGTTTATGAGCAGACATGTTCCAGAGAAGAATGGCTGGCCGTCTGGAACCCCGACGATTGGAATCAAATGCGCATTCGAGTCACTGGCGGACAGTTGCCCGTCATCGAAGTCTGGGTCAACGACCTCGCTGTCTGCCGCTTCGATGCTGCCAAGACGAAACATCCACAGTTTGACCGTGATCGAGCGAGAGAAGTGGTACTGGAAGCTGGTTCGATCGGTTTCCAGGTCCACGGTGGTAAGAATTGGGAAGCCGGCAAGCGAGTGTTTTGGAAGGACGTGAGAGTAAGAACGTTGCAGCAGGATGACCAGTGAAGTAGCCATGAACATGAAGGTCAAAACGAAGTCGTTTTCGCCGCTGAGAGGAGCCGCGAACTCGTTTCGCACTCTGCTGATTTTTCGAAAGTCGTAGGTTCGATTAGGTCAAACCGTCTAGCGACCCAGTGCTGTCGACAAAACTCTCGGTCTCCATTCCCAACGCTTGCAACATCGTGACGAAGAGATTGGACATGGGGGTTTTCTCGTCGAAGTGCAAGAACTGATTGTGTCGCAGTCCAAGCCCGCCGCCGCCGGCAAGCAACAGCGGGTAGTTATGATTCTGGTGCGTCCGGCTGTTGCTGCTTCCGTATAGCACCAGGGTACGGTCAAGCATATTTCCATCACCCTCAGGGGTTTCCTGCAACCTCGTCAGAAATCTGGCCAGGTTTTCTGCCAAGAACTGGTCGAATCGTCCGATGTTCTCAGGCCCACCTTTCTTTCCCGCCGCGTGCGCCAATCCGTGCCAGTCAGGTTTCAATCCCAGGGCAGCCGGAAACGTTCTTGCACGCGACGGACCGTAGCTTCCAATCTGATAAGTGGAAATTCGCGTTAAATCCGTCTGGAAGGCTAGGAACTGAAGATCGTAGATCGCTTTCAGATACTCACGAGGTGCATCGATGGTGGCGTCCAAGTCGATGGAATCACGGTCGACCTCGGGAAGCGGAATGTTCAACCAGTTGCTCGCTCGTTCGATGCGATGCTCCACCTCGCGCACCGATGTTTCAAACTCGGAAAGCTTGCGTTGGTCGGCGGCCCCCAGCTTTCGCTGAAGCGATTTCGATTGATCCATGACCAAGTCGAGAATGCTCGCGGAATTCTGAAGTTTGCTTTGGTCTTGCTTGCTGGCTCCGTCCTGACCAAACAAACGTTCAAAGATTTGCTTGGGATCCGACAACGCAGGAATCGGTTGGCCTTTATCGGTATAAGAAAGCGTCGTGGTTCTTGTTCGCGGCCCAACACCACCG from Stieleria varia carries:
- the mutL gene encoding DNA mismatch repair endonuclease MutL, yielding MSITTKPLPTIRQLPPNLVNQIAAGEVIERPASVVKELMENSIDAGASRIEVTIQGGGSELIRISDNGCGMTAEQLPLAVASHATSKLPEDDDLFSVKTLGFRGEAMASIGSVSHLTIRSRTSESDAGSELQVRGGVIEPLAPCGCPVGTVMEVRNLFFNTPVRHRFLKSAQTERGHIVESFTRLALANPDIHCVLTNNDKPLYDLPPVDQWSQRIEAFFGGEIADSLIPIESDDSQISIHGYVCDPSVSRGNARMQYLFLNGRHIRDRSLQHALGEAYRGLLMVGRHPVCFLRMKLPPEMIDVNVHPTKLEVRFTDGGRVYSRLLQTLRHQFLKTDMTQRVGPATTPASGDDAILADPVRSEMGMSVRVEQAHRQSVIDWARTGQSTSEHTMAGSTPESTVAMPGAAGRSLGIPASGVPEFQPFPGSMGNRSFGSPTDDFPNGSAASTGSSVPSADTNASAAGELAPWDIDPATESSSSAAPVDGAIDLQRPAVCYLGFQVHNRYLVTQDEKGMVVIDQHALHERVLYERVKAKVLGSGEALESQGLLVPEPVSLTPAERTAVLEHQETLAKIGMVVEEFGGETIVIRSYPAMLKNTSPADMLRILMESVLGAGRPPEPIELLNHMLSTIACKAAVKAGDPLRPQEIQSLLEQRDLYNDTHHCPHGRPTALFFSRDELDRMFGRLGPRARQ
- a CDS encoding transposase, which gives rise to MPRPPRADEAGGLYHALNRGNLRATIFHKDADYAVFERILHEALQIHQNELYSFQLMPNHYHLVLRPLVDGEMSRFMAWVGGTHTMRYHSPYHTGGTGHVYQQRYKSFPFQDDEHFFVVCRYVQRNALRAGLVERAEDWRWGSLWHWLHAPDPKLLSRWPKSRLPRWTERVNQCLSDEELAACRLSAQRGKPLGDEGWVESIARRLHLDSTMRPRGRKRVRFPENPNKEA
- a CDS encoding IS110 family transposase translates to MATKTKSTSNGKKKSAKRRYIGKPTGVIQQRVLEATPQRFGIVSVDCAKRRSKWLLCDYFGRVIIEPSTVEHNAGSLAAMTQQIQIACEAEGIVDCIAAVEMTGIYHKPIVAAFQKAGVETRIVHPFASSHYRKALHPDSKTDDNDLEAIFHAAVNGYGLSILPVDETYLALQRLVRHRRNLVKQRSRIQVQVRALMHQSMPGYADLWEDDKFFYNAIGFAVAKPFSSAEEIKQAKSSGMARFLRKKKIRFQERTLDKIYAWSLQAAEPVVLQCLFTEQWKQLAEIHTILSTQITGTEIEMAHFLVKTPYILLLSITGINVVSAGELAGEAGPIEHYASHSAINGRAGLYPTRYQSDEVDRTNHVAKNCNRRLRAACILIAKNLIKCHPFYRGLAAVLKNRGVATMDRLCRMANRANRMVFQIVSGRQVWRGKGIDRENLLFKLREFHRAHGTPLDEVVADMNEAFKWLPKATYGDEAKPLLEMAQKKRRGAASIGDLLIPLLIRLGVLQETKVESSSSEA
- a CDS encoding sulfatase-like hydrolase/transferase, with the protein product MHSHIRLFCCLLLASLCQHSLAWSSSPPNFVFIMADDLGWADVAFHGGNAPTPRLDQLANDSLELTQHYVAPVCSPTRAGLLTGRCWSRFGITTPTNSLALPMDTVTMPRALKTQGYDTCLAGKWHLGSLPKWGPNEFGFDHSYGSLAGGVSPWNHRYKKGSFTFAWHRNQQLIEESGHVTDLLTDEAVNWLQSRGAEPFFLYLPYTAIHLPLKEPKQWLDRVPESISGEVARHYAASVMHLDHSVGRILDALNQKGLRENTLVVFTSDNGGSTVENNDLKYPDDNCPNGRLTGNNQPLRGQKGDVYEGGTRVPTIVSWPNKIAKGKNGTPVQIIDWMPTFCSLSGFKPESDLKWDGTDLSGLLLNGTKIPDRAIYTAGPRLRASSLRLGDHKLVTHGEGESRTSELFNIAKDPGETQDLAKQQPERFQTLLAKLKEYAAADRDSVAQAKPIDDSLITAITKQTLWSNRDGKSRTWFHPRVCMMPDSDGRPIAMMNLQEIGGSDYFGPVHWSASSDLGRTWSKPQQIPSLGRKPVSGRDDGLMAGVCDVTPQYHPQTDTVLALGHVVFYKGDYFARKEQLARYPVYATRAKDGTWSERKILKWDDPRGAHIYSNNCGQRVVLPSGDVQMSFTFGPKAEDRMVAGVRSSFDGSELKVTEAGPALHNPVGRGLLEPSVTKFGDDFWMTIRAEDDHGYVSVSSDGLNWEEKKPWSWEDGTPLSMSTTQQHWLTHSDGLFLVYTRKDPTNENVMRWRSPLWLAQVDVRRRCLIKSTERVVLPLVGDGVNDPNKVALMGNFDVTNVSPHESWVTVGEWMPRDGYRGDVLLARIHWSKPNRLPLW
- a CDS encoding 3-keto-disaccharide hydrolase, which translates into the protein MSKFVIWFCSIVAITVCPVAAQDTRSKSGDWISIFNGQDLTGWHKQKLRGQHGTGGNWDVTKHGVLFGEQDPPGSGNGGLLLTDQVFSEFELELSLRPDWGPDSGVFVRTGERGGGWQVYVDHHDNGNVGHIRLETKPYSVPFRPFGFSRIDPQRPPLKMIDDVRTRNWPRGVYEQTCSREEWLAVWNPDDWNQMRIRVTGGQLPVIEVWVNDLAVCRFDAAKTKHPQFDRDRAREVVLEAGSIGFQVHGGKNWEAGKRVFWKDVRVRTLQQDDQ
- a CDS encoding DUF1552 domain-containing protein; this translates as MKNSWQLSRRSVFRAAGVSMALPWLEAMGAPSTALQQQLPRRMCAILFPFGIAMPKDDAEDRQWGWFPTGKGKDYQLTNVLQPLQPLMDNVSIFSGLSHPRCRAMNGHDTGDTFLTANHLAPVTYQNTISLDQYAASQIGQETRLASLTLSTDGGVGPRTRTTTLSYTDKGQPIPALSDPKQIFERLFGQDGASKQDQSKLQNSASILDLVMDQSKSLQRKLGAADQRKLSEFETSVREVEHRIERASNWLNIPLPEVDRDSIDLDATIDAPREYLKAIYDLQFLAFQTDLTRISTYQIGSYGPSRARTFPAALGLKPDWHGLAHAAGKKGGPENIGRFDQFLAENLARFLTRLQETPEGDGNMLDRTLVLYGSSNSRTHQNHNYPLLLAGGGGLGLRHNQFLHFDEKTPMSNLFVTMLQALGMETESFVDSTGSLDGLT